The Pogona vitticeps strain Pit_001003342236 chromosome 6, PviZW2.1, whole genome shotgun sequence genome contains a region encoding:
- the CMTM6 gene encoding CKLF-like MARVEL transmembrane domain-containing protein 6, producing MENGDQVYVGTTVPAGATPGKGPFWRSCSIGHLGLLRFSLKVSQLVLSFLAFVLEEVVSQCTRCSGLYFFEFVSCSAFLLCIPILFICCTSFYERIGKEKVNKLDTWILISVGAFFLLASIVFSATSDKTSVETAAFVFGYFASFAFLLDAGLLVYKLCKAKEERQPENTGNALNAIENQPLNNQQA from the exons ATGGAGAACGGCGACCAGGTCTACGTCGGAACCACCGTGCCCGCGGGGGCGACGCCGGGCAAGGGCCCCTTCTGGAGAAGTTGCTCCATCGGCCACTTGGGCCTTCTGCGATTCTCGCTCAAGGTTTCGCAACTG GTACTGTCTTTCCTTGCATTTGTGCTTGAAGAAGTTGTGAGTCAATGCACCCGCTGCAGTGGGCTTTATTTCTTTGAGTTTGTCAGCTGCAGTGCCTTCCTCTTATGCATCCCGATTCTTTTCATCTGCTGCACTTCTTTTTATGAAAGGATAGGAAAGGAGAAAGTAAACAAACTG gATACGTGGATCTTAATATCAGTGGGAGCCTTTTTCCTCCTAGCTTCAATTGTGTTTTCTGCAACCAGTGACAAGACATCAGTTGAAACTGCTGCTTTT GTATTTGGATATTTTgcaagttttgcatttcttctggATGCTGGTCTACTGGTTTATAAACTGTGTAAAGCCAAAGAAGAGAGGCAACCAGAAAATACAGGCAACGCACTGAATGCCATAGAGAATCAGCCTCTGAATAACCAGCAAGCCTAA